A genome region from Deltaproteobacteria bacterium includes the following:
- a CDS encoding acetate--CoA ligase family protein has product MEFFFHPKSIVIVGATPNKSKGGYAILQNLQNTFQGPIYPVNPRYKSIGNLVCYPSVYDVPGKPDLAILFIPANQTPDAAKACVAKGIPGVIIESGGFSEIGGDGEISQTRLSMLTGQTDTRIWGPNCMGLVDGKNGFVFSFTDPLSLSGLLEPGPVSLVVQSGMLSAGFIVDLLSHKISGFNKVCSIGNRVDINECDLLEYLLQDNDTRVIGFYLESFVNLKRFIEIYRLHRRAKPVVILKGGKSETGRQAAMSHTASMAGNHHILADVLGQAGILEARDFHQMVDLCRTLGMVLPRPHKSEQPGIAILTFSGASGIVAADFLDGFGIKVAELDRATTVKLSTIFPAWMPPANPVDLWPAMEQHSGQGLDIYSLALDAVLADTGVDACMVHTFAGFSRVRLNLSNTAELSRKWGKPVFIWALGERDEILNFQVEARKLGIPVYHELYRATECMVTALKLEDTSTHWMDMEAEDSSNFAWTEEIILPEDGAILDEHVSKKILMKAGLPTVEEHPALSVAACLEATARMGYPVILKGLQPGCIHKTEAGLVRADLHDKPQLIAAFHELKNRMPPGSAVLIQRQIKGTLELIMGYMRDPQHGPCVMVGLGGIFAETVKDTAFALAPLTVQKAASLIGSLKYGHLLNGFRGHPPAPIEVLARYLVILGRLGNAFPSIREIDINPLILSESGPVIVDATIIQDRP; this is encoded by the coding sequence ATGGAATTTTTTTTTCATCCCAAAAGTATTGTTATCGTTGGTGCTACCCCCAACAAGTCCAAGGGAGGCTATGCCATTCTGCAGAACCTGCAGAATACATTCCAAGGCCCCATCTACCCCGTGAATCCTCGGTACAAAAGTATTGGAAACCTGGTCTGTTATCCATCCGTATATGATGTACCCGGTAAACCGGACCTGGCCATTCTCTTCATTCCCGCAAACCAGACCCCGGATGCAGCCAAGGCCTGTGTTGCCAAGGGTATCCCCGGAGTGATCATCGAATCCGGCGGTTTTTCAGAAATAGGCGGGGACGGGGAAATTAGCCAGACCCGGCTTTCAATGCTGACCGGACAGACAGACACCCGTATTTGGGGCCCCAATTGCATGGGTCTTGTTGACGGGAAAAACGGCTTTGTTTTCTCCTTCACGGATCCTTTGTCCTTGAGTGGTCTGCTTGAGCCGGGCCCCGTGTCTTTGGTCGTACAAAGCGGTATGCTGTCAGCGGGGTTTATCGTCGATCTCCTGTCTCACAAAATATCCGGATTCAATAAAGTCTGCTCCATCGGCAACAGGGTCGATATCAACGAATGCGATCTGCTCGAATACCTGCTTCAGGACAACGATACCCGTGTCATCGGCTTTTATCTGGAATCCTTCGTGAATCTGAAGCGCTTCATCGAAATTTATCGACTCCACCGTAGGGCCAAGCCCGTGGTCATTTTAAAAGGAGGGAAAAGCGAAACCGGCAGGCAGGCGGCGATGAGTCACACGGCCAGTATGGCGGGCAACCATCATATTCTGGCGGATGTCCTGGGGCAGGCTGGAATCCTTGAGGCCCGTGATTTCCATCAAATGGTCGATCTTTGCAGGACCCTGGGAATGGTCTTGCCCCGGCCACACAAATCGGAACAGCCCGGTATCGCCATTCTCACTTTCAGTGGTGCCTCAGGAATTGTTGCGGCCGATTTTCTCGATGGTTTCGGCATCAAAGTGGCCGAATTGGATCGGGCAACCACGGTAAAATTGTCGACTATTTTCCCGGCATGGATGCCACCGGCCAATCCCGTTGACCTTTGGCCGGCTATGGAGCAGCACAGCGGGCAAGGTCTCGACATCTATTCCCTTGCCCTGGATGCCGTCCTTGCCGATACAGGGGTTGACGCTTGCATGGTTCATACCTTTGCCGGGTTTTCCCGGGTCCGACTGAACCTCTCCAATACGGCAGAACTCTCCCGTAAATGGGGAAAACCGGTTTTTATCTGGGCCCTTGGGGAGCGGGATGAAATCTTGAATTTTCAGGTTGAGGCAAGGAAGCTGGGAATACCCGTCTACCATGAACTGTACCGGGCTACGGAATGTATGGTCACGGCGCTCAAGCTGGAGGATACATCGACACACTGGATGGACATGGAAGCCGAAGACTCGTCGAATTTTGCATGGACGGAAGAGATTATCCTCCCCGAGGATGGCGCTATTTTGGATGAACATGTCTCAAAAAAAATTTTGATGAAAGCGGGCCTCCCGACGGTAGAAGAACATCCAGCGCTTTCCGTTGCCGCATGCCTGGAGGCCACGGCCCGCATGGGCTATCCGGTAATTTTAAAGGGGTTGCAACCGGGATGCATCCATAAAACCGAAGCCGGTCTCGTGAGGGCCGATCTGCATGACAAACCCCAATTGATTGCCGCTTTTCATGAACTGAAGAACAGAATGCCTCCGGGAAGCGCCGTTCTGATACAAAGACAGATCAAGGGAACATTGGAACTGATCATGGGTTATATGCGCGATCCGCAGCACGGGCCCTGCGTAATGGTCGGGTTGGGGGGGATTTTCGCTGAAACGGTCAAAGATACCGCTTTCGCGCTGGCCCCCCTGACCGTTCAAAAGGCCGCCTCCCTGATCGGAAGCCTTAAATACGGTCATCTCCTCAATGGATTCCGGGGGCATCCCCCGGCCCCGATCGAAGTGCTTGCCCGCTATCTGGTTATACTGGGACGACTCGGCAATGCATTCCCGTCCATTCGGGAAATCGATATCAATCCACTGATTCTCTCGGAATCCGGCCCGGTCATCGTGGATGCAACAATCATCCAAGACCGTCCCTGA
- a CDS encoding TRAP transporter large permease, with product MTPTEAGIAGFIVLIILMFLKMPVGFVMALVGFAGFGMLVSWDASMNLVARDFFSVFSSYNLTVIPLFVFMGQCAFHSGISTRLFNAAHKFIGHFPGGLAIATVGACAGFSAICGSTSATAATMASVTLPEMKKYNYDPSLATGVVAAAGSLGILIPPSTIFIVYSIMTEQSIGKLFMSGVLPGILLSFMFTLTIILWNLLKPGVGPRGPKSTLTEKIASLSGLIETLILFFLVMGGLFIGLFTPTEAAAIGALGTLVIAVVGRNLSWDGFLKTLDDTVRITCMIMVIVAGATIFGHFLAVTRIPTDIGVWVGGLPLPPFAIMAMIILIYVLLGCLMDSLAMVMLTVPVFFPVVTTLGYDPIWFGVIIVLVAEIGVITPPIGINVYVVAGVARDVPLHIIFRGTIWMMAALFSTVLLVMIFPQLALYLPSLMK from the coding sequence ATGACTCCGACCGAAGCAGGAATCGCAGGTTTTATCGTTCTGATCATCCTGATGTTTTTGAAGATGCCCGTCGGATTTGTTATGGCTCTGGTCGGATTTGCCGGTTTCGGGATGCTGGTTTCCTGGGATGCGTCCATGAATCTTGTCGCCAGAGATTTTTTCTCCGTATTCAGTTCCTACAATCTGACGGTGATTCCCCTGTTTGTTTTTATGGGCCAATGTGCCTTCCACTCCGGAATCAGCACAAGACTATTCAACGCCGCCCATAAATTCATCGGTCACTTTCCGGGAGGACTTGCCATTGCCACTGTCGGAGCCTGCGCGGGCTTTTCCGCCATTTGCGGCTCCACCAGTGCGACCGCCGCCACCATGGCCTCCGTCACCCTCCCGGAAATGAAAAAATACAACTACGATCCCTCTCTGGCGACCGGGGTCGTTGCCGCAGCCGGAAGCTTGGGGATCCTCATCCCGCCGAGTACCATCTTTATCGTTTACAGCATCATGACGGAACAATCGATCGGCAAGTTATTCATGTCTGGTGTGTTGCCGGGGATCCTTCTGTCATTCATGTTCACCTTGACGATTATCCTGTGGAACCTACTGAAACCGGGTGTGGGGCCACGGGGTCCTAAATCCACGTTGACGGAGAAAATCGCTTCGCTTTCCGGCCTGATTGAAACGCTGATCCTGTTTTTTCTTGTCATGGGCGGGCTTTTCATCGGCCTTTTCACGCCCACCGAGGCCGCCGCTATCGGCGCTTTGGGAACGCTCGTCATTGCGGTCGTCGGACGAAATCTTTCCTGGGATGGGTTTTTGAAAACCCTGGACGATACCGTACGCATCACCTGCATGATCATGGTTATTGTCGCCGGAGCAACGATTTTCGGTCATTTTCTCGCTGTAACCCGCATTCCAACCGATATCGGCGTGTGGGTCGGAGGCCTTCCCCTGCCCCCCTTTGCGATCATGGCCATGATTATCTTGATCTATGTCCTTCTCGGCTGTCTCATGGATTCCCTGGCCATGGTCATGTTGACGGTCCCGGTTTTTTTCCCGGTTGTAACAACACTGGGTTACGATCCCATCTGGTTCGGTGTCATCATTGTGCTGGTGGCTGAAATCGGTGTCATCACCCCCCCCATAGGGATCAACGTGTATGTTGTGGCCGGGGTTGCCCGGGATGTCCCCCTCCATATCATATTCAGGGGCACCATATGGATGATGGCGGCCCTGTTCTCAACTGTTCTCCTGGTCATGATTTTCCCCCAACTCGCCCTTTACCTGCCCAGCCTGATGAAATAG